Proteins from a genomic interval of Micromonospora sp. NBC_00389:
- a CDS encoding BBE domain-containing protein, whose translation MRPTTSTRPTCNRCRTAVSWSSVSSRRRRLVAAGRHQRPRAAESRSWTDLYYGPNYPRLQQVKARWDPRNVFQHELSVQPSHR comes from the coding sequence GTGCGCCCGACGACCTCGACCCGGCCCACCTGCAACCGGTGCAGGACGGCGGTGTCGTGGTCGTCGGTTAGCAGCCGTCGGCGAAGGCTCGTGGCCGCTGGTCGACACCAGCGGCCACGAGCCGCCGAATCCCGATCCTGGACCGACCTCTACTACGGCCCCAACTACCCGCGACTGCAGCAGGTCAAGGCCCGATGGGACCCACGGAACGTCTTCCAGCACGAACTCTCGGTACAACCATCCCACCGCTGA
- a CDS encoding post-COAP-1 domain-containing protein, whose protein sequence is MVYDPADVTVAGAGAIVSPPGSWSADLTATGPGEFAFVAGLVKGSPTPFGETTFRLRDRDFAFAGTTNERLTVSGAVGQYRGEGTVNGQSGYSYQVTVADDAAGGRDVDRFRIRIWENDGGRVVYDSGRGAPDDLDPAHLQPVQDGGVVVVG, encoded by the coding sequence GTGGTCTACGACCCGGCTGATGTCACGGTCGCCGGTGCGGGTGCGATCGTCTCCCCACCTGGGTCCTGGAGCGCGGACCTGACCGCCACCGGCCCGGGCGAATTCGCCTTCGTCGCCGGCCTGGTGAAGGGCTCGCCCACCCCGTTCGGGGAGACCACGTTCCGGCTGCGGGACCGCGACTTCGCGTTCGCCGGGACGACGAACGAGCGCCTGACCGTCTCCGGCGCGGTGGGCCAGTACCGCGGCGAGGGCACGGTGAATGGCCAGTCCGGGTACTCGTACCAGGTGACGGTCGCCGACGACGCGGCGGGCGGGCGCGACGTGGACCGGTTCCGGATCAGGATCTGGGAGAACGACGGCGGACGGGTCGTCTACGACAGCGGGCGGGGTGCGCCCGACGACCTCGACCCGGCCCACCTGCAACCGGTGCAGGACGGCGGTGTCGTGGTCGTCGGTTAG
- a CDS encoding PKD domain-containing protein, with translation MWTDGQGLPTGQRVARITQRPATSPGPYALRLLDAAGTTLVEHAFTPPAATEHGATRTFDEVVDFAPGTRRVTLVDTRTGRELAALAVSANRPAVSLTGEAPPDPVPATGPVTLRWTAGDADGGPVTASVLYSPDGSDDWRVLANGVTGTSYTLDAGLLAGTGGAATGRLRVRATDGVNTAEATSGPLTVAGKTPAVRITAPLGGAFFAVGQTVTLAASAADPEQGTLDGSAVRWASSLDGDLGAGATLTPGQLTEGSHLITVTATDADGGQATARTEVTVGRLLPAGSPPLADAGPDRTATEGDVVTPDASRTTDPDGDPVTLSWTVLAEPNGGGLGSGLQLEGTASRPSFRVNRGGTYRLELTATDARHGTTTDTVTVTVANPPIEVSPIALDEELRAAGPVSVRATFTDPGVPDAHRCTMDWTSTMPSRRSPAWSPRRATRASVWPPATWGPVCTSPASPSPTATAGRGSRRSGSWSTTRLMSRSPVRVRSSPHLGPGART, from the coding sequence ATGTGGACGGACGGGCAGGGGTTGCCCACCGGGCAGCGCGTCGCCAGGATCACCCAGCGCCCGGCGACCAGCCCCGGCCCGTACGCGCTGCGGCTGCTCGACGCCGCCGGCACCACCCTGGTCGAGCACGCGTTCACCCCACCGGCTGCCACCGAACACGGGGCGACACGCACCTTCGACGAGGTGGTGGACTTCGCACCCGGCACCCGACGGGTGACCCTGGTGGACACCCGGACGGGACGGGAACTCGCCGCCCTCGCGGTGTCGGCGAACCGGCCCGCCGTGTCGCTGACCGGCGAGGCACCGCCCGACCCGGTGCCGGCCACCGGGCCGGTCACGCTCCGCTGGACGGCCGGCGACGCCGACGGCGGCCCGGTCACCGCGAGCGTCCTCTACAGCCCGGACGGGTCCGACGACTGGCGGGTGCTGGCCAACGGCGTCACCGGGACGTCGTACACCCTCGATGCCGGGCTGCTCGCGGGCACCGGCGGTGCGGCCACCGGCCGGCTGCGGGTACGGGCCACCGACGGGGTCAACACCGCCGAGGCCACCAGCGGGCCGCTCACGGTCGCCGGCAAGACCCCGGCGGTACGGATCACCGCCCCGCTCGGCGGCGCGTTCTTCGCCGTCGGGCAGACGGTGACGCTGGCCGCGTCGGCCGCCGACCCGGAGCAGGGCACCCTCGACGGCTCCGCCGTGCGCTGGGCGTCCAGCCTCGACGGCGACCTCGGCGCGGGCGCCACCCTCACCCCCGGACAGCTCACCGAGGGAAGCCACCTCATCACCGTCACCGCCACCGATGCCGACGGTGGCCAGGCCACCGCGCGCACGGAGGTGACCGTGGGACGGCTGCTGCCCGCCGGCAGCCCACCGCTCGCCGACGCCGGGCCGGACCGGACAGCTACCGAGGGCGACGTGGTCACCCCGGACGCGAGCCGGACCACCGACCCGGACGGCGACCCGGTGACCCTGTCCTGGACGGTGCTCGCCGAGCCGAACGGCGGCGGGCTCGGCAGCGGCCTGCAACTGGAGGGGACGGCCAGCCGGCCGTCGTTCCGGGTCAACCGGGGTGGCACCTATCGGCTGGAACTCACCGCCACCGACGCCCGGCACGGCACCACGACCGACACCGTGACGGTCACCGTGGCGAACCCGCCGATCGAGGTGAGCCCGATCGCGCTCGACGAGGAGTTGCGGGCGGCCGGTCCGGTCAGCGTGCGGGCCACGTTCACCGACCCGGGCGTCCCGGACGCTCACCGGTGCACGATGGACTGGACGTCGACGATGCCGAGCCGGCGATCCCCGGCGTGGTCACCGAGGCGCGCAACGAGGGCGTCTGTGTGGCCACCGGCAACCTGGGGCCCGGTGTGCACCTCGCCCGCCTCACCATCACCGACAGCGACGGCGGGACGGGGCAGCAGACGATCCGGATCGTGGTCTACGACCCGGCTGATGTCACGGTCGCCGGTGCGGGTGCGATCGTCTCCCCACCTGGGTCCTGGAGCGCGGACCTGA